The Cyclobacterium amurskyense genome contains the following window.
TATAAGGTAATTTTTATCTAGGGCTGGGCTATCATCGCTTCCTACTGGTGGCAGTTGCGCAATGTCACCAATTAATAATAGTCTATTCTCAGGATTTTGAAAAACAAAACCAATAAGATCTGCCAATAAAGACCTTCCTCCGATCCTATCATCAGACAACATGGAGGCCTCATCTACTATAAAAACAGATTTTTGATAGTAATTTTTTTGCACCGTGAAACCATCAACTCCTTCAGCGGCCCCTTGCTTGGCACGGTAAATAATCTTGTGAATGGTAAAACCTGTTTTGTCAGCATATGAACTCATCACTTTAGCAGCCCGACCAGTAGGCGCAAGCATAACTGCTCGCAAGCCAAGTGATGGTAATGCTTTTACCAAAGCAGCCAAAACGGTTGTTTTCCCTGTTCCTGCATACCCCTTTAGAATAAATGCTGAAGAAGAAGGAATTATTTTTCCCAAAAATGTATCCATCGAATTAAAAAAGTATTCCTGATCAGTAGTTGGCTGATGAGGGAAAAATTTCCTTATTCTTTCTGATGGCTTTGGACTTGCTTGATTATCTTTATGCATCTATTGCGAAACTAAGATGAAAAAGCCGAACATAAAAAAGGACATAATTGAAAATTTCGGTAACCGACTCAGGACGAGGGTTAATGGTATACTTATTCAGGACAATAAATTATTGATGGTAAAGCACCGAATGCATACAAACCACTCATTTTGGAATGTCCCTGGGGGTGGGATGAAATTTGGACAAGATGCCAAGGAGAATCTAAAAAGGGAATTTTTAGAGGAAACCGGGCTAAACATTGCTGTTAATGATTACCTTTTTGTACATGAATTTTTAGAACCTCCGCTACACGCCATTGAATTGTTCTTTGAAGTTAGCCAAACAAGTGGTAAATTAGTAGTTGGAATAGATCCTGAGCTTGAAACCAACAAACAGGTTATAGAAGAGGTTAAATTTCTTAGCATTGAAGAAATCAAAAAAATCCCATCCGAAAAAAAACATGCACTGTTCGGAAGAATAAATTCTCTGAATGATGTAAGAATATGGAAAGGATATTTTAATTTTGGAAATAAATGCATAAAATAGCATTCTAATTACGAACCATCAATTCTTTATAATAATTTAATTACGCTTTAAAGATATTCAAAATGACATTGAGTAAAATCTTATCGATTGTTTTTCTATTGGGAGCCTTAGGCCTCGGGTACAAACTTTATCTGGGTGTGGATGAAGTAGTGGAAGAAGAGAAAATTCTAAAAAGAACCGAAGATAGAATTATTGAAAAGCTAGAAATGCTTAGAGATGCCCAAATAGCTTATCAAGCTGCCAATAACGAATATGCTTCCAACTGGGAAGATTTGAAAAAATTCATCACTGATGGTAGCATCTACTTGATACAAAGAACTGAAACCACCAAATTATTGGATTATGGTAAAGAAGAAACAACAGTAACTTTAGATACCTTAGGTGCTGTTAATGTACAGGATTCTCTTTTCAGTGCAGACAAATACCCTGATTTTGAATTGGATCTACTAAATGTAGTTCCTGGATCAGGTGGGAAAACATTTGAATTCTTTGCAGATAAAATCGAGCGTAGCAATAGAGAAATTGCTGTGTTTGAAATCAGAGATCCTGCACCAAGAAATCCAGAAAGAAGAAAAAATAACAACGAGAAGGCTTTAAGAGTTGGTTCAAGAACTGATTCTTCTACTTCAGGAAACTGGGAATAAATTTGGATACGGTAGGTTCCCATATCCAAAGCAAATTCATTAGCGATAAATTTGATATGCAAGCCATATCAAATTTATCGCTTTTCTTATATGAGAAACTTTTTGTCGTCGTTGCCCATTCAGGTGAGCACAAAGACATTGCTGCTACTTTCACCTATTCC
Protein-coding sequences here:
- a CDS encoding NUDIX domain-containing protein translates to MKKPNIKKDIIENFGNRLRTRVNGILIQDNKLLMVKHRMHTNHSFWNVPGGGMKFGQDAKENLKREFLEETGLNIAVNDYLFVHEFLEPPLHAIELFFEVSQTSGKLVVGIDPELETNKQVIEEVKFLSIEEIKKIPSEKKHALFGRINSLNDVRIWKGYFNFGNKCIK